The following proteins are co-located in the Labrys monachus genome:
- a CDS encoding ArnT family glycosyltransferase, with protein sequence MAVVLKAPASQTGWAGPLLDRVAASNLLAVLVLLVVSALAFAPGFATLPPMDRDEPRFAQASKQMLESGDFVSIRFQDEARLKKPVGIYWLQATAVTAGARLGIPEARTTIALYRVPSLVAAFGAVLLTWWTALPLVGRRAALLSGLMMAGCVLLGVEARLAKTDATQLLAVMAMVGVLARLYMASRRREQPPSGLALPAIFWLGMAGSILVKGPIGLLLVALTALGIFAATREWRWLAGLRWIYGIAFTLVLVSPWFIAIMLQTKGAFLQQSVGQDMLGKVAGGQESHGAWPGTYLAVFWATFWPFAPLAALAVPWVWARRREPAIVFLLAWLVPFWLVFEFFPTKLPHYVLPAYPAIAMLVAAAVTADGLARAPWARLVGLLIPLMAAALALGGLGGVWFYDRQVAWLALPFVLVAIAASIWGFDRLRRGRAIEAALGCLLTGVALYWGVYQGMVPNLQVFAISPRLAAAARSPQCPEIDAATVGYREPSLVFLAGTGLRMPTAQGAADFLAGGACRTAFVEQGAEPAFLVRLAAGGTKPDFVGRVAGVNINGGHKLDIGVYRMPAAAGAP encoded by the coding sequence ATGGCGGTCGTCCTGAAGGCTCCGGCATCGCAGACCGGCTGGGCCGGACCGCTGCTCGATCGTGTCGCGGCGTCGAACCTGCTCGCGGTCCTCGTCCTGCTCGTGGTTTCCGCTCTCGCCTTCGCGCCCGGCTTCGCCACGCTGCCGCCGATGGACAGGGACGAGCCGCGTTTCGCGCAAGCGTCCAAGCAGATGCTGGAAAGCGGCGATTTCGTCAGCATCCGCTTCCAGGACGAAGCCCGCTTGAAAAAGCCGGTCGGTATCTACTGGCTGCAGGCGACAGCGGTGACGGCCGGCGCCAGGCTCGGCATTCCCGAGGCGCGGACCACGATCGCGCTCTACCGCGTTCCCTCGCTGGTGGCCGCTTTCGGCGCGGTATTGCTGACGTGGTGGACGGCCCTGCCGCTGGTCGGCCGGCGGGCCGCCTTGCTTTCCGGGCTGATGATGGCGGGCTGCGTCCTGCTCGGCGTCGAGGCGCGGCTGGCCAAGACGGACGCGACGCAGCTCCTGGCCGTCATGGCCATGGTCGGGGTGCTCGCTCGCCTCTACATGGCCTCGCGCCGCCGGGAACAGCCGCCCTCCGGCCTCGCGCTGCCCGCCATCTTCTGGCTGGGCATGGCCGGCTCGATCCTGGTGAAGGGGCCGATCGGCCTGCTGCTGGTCGCCCTCACGGCTCTGGGGATCTTCGCGGCGACGCGGGAATGGCGCTGGCTCGCCGGGCTGCGCTGGATCTACGGCATCGCCTTCACGCTGGTGCTGGTGTCGCCCTGGTTCATCGCCATCATGCTCCAGACGAAGGGGGCCTTCCTCCAGCAATCGGTCGGCCAGGATATGCTGGGCAAGGTCGCGGGCGGCCAGGAATCGCACGGCGCCTGGCCCGGCACCTACCTCGCCGTATTCTGGGCGACGTTCTGGCCCTTCGCGCCCCTGGCCGCGCTGGCGGTTCCCTGGGTCTGGGCGCGGCGCCGGGAACCCGCCATCGTCTTCCTGCTCGCCTGGCTCGTGCCGTTCTGGCTGGTGTTCGAGTTCTTCCCGACCAAGCTGCCCCACTACGTGCTGCCGGCCTATCCCGCCATCGCCATGCTGGTCGCGGCGGCCGTGACGGCAGACGGCCTTGCAAGGGCGCCATGGGCGCGTCTCGTCGGGCTGCTGATACCGCTCATGGCCGCCGCCCTCGCGCTCGGTGGTCTCGGTGGGGTGTGGTTCTACGATCGGCAGGTCGCGTGGCTGGCTCTGCCCTTCGTGCTGGTGGCGATCGCCGCCTCGATCTGGGGCTTCGATCGCCTGCGCCGGGGGCGGGCGATCGAAGCGGCCCTTGGCTGCCTGCTGACCGGTGTCGCACTCTATTGGGGCGTCTATCAGGGCATGGTTCCCAATCTTCAGGTCTTCGCCATCAGCCCGAGGCTGGCCGCCGCGGCCCGCAGCCCGCAATGCCCTGAAATCGATGCGGCGACGGTCGGCTACCGCGAGCCGAGCCTGGTCTTCCTCGCCGGTACCGGCCTGCGCATGCCCACGGCCCAGGGCGCGGCCGATTTCCTTGCGGGCGGGGCGTGCCGCACGGCTTTCGTGGAGCAGGGGGCCGAGCCCGCCTTCCTGGTGCGGCTCGCCGCGGGCGGCACCAAGCCCGATTTCGTCGGCCGGGTCGCGGGTGTCAACATCAATGGCGGCCACAAGCTCGATATCGGCGTCTATCGCATGCCGGCTGCCGCCGGAGCGCCGTGA
- a CDS encoding DUF192 domain-containing protein translates to MSTRHPLAAAFSALFAALFLLLAGLPGLAEEGVFEPLSITTQSGKHDFQVEVMRTDEEQQRGMMFRRSLADDKGMLFPFKDVQVATFWMENTYVSLDMIFIRADGTVQRIEKRAEPLSTRTISSGAPVLAVLEVVAGSADRLGVKPGDKVSYPLFKTQ, encoded by the coding sequence ATGTCGACGAGACATCCGCTCGCAGCGGCCTTTTCCGCCCTGTTCGCCGCGCTGTTCCTGCTGCTCGCCGGGCTGCCGGGCCTAGCGGAAGAGGGGGTGTTCGAACCCCTGTCGATCACGACGCAGAGCGGAAAGCACGACTTCCAGGTCGAGGTCATGCGCACCGACGAGGAGCAGCAGCGCGGCATGATGTTCCGTCGCAGCCTGGCGGACGACAAGGGCATGCTGTTCCCCTTCAAGGACGTGCAGGTGGCGACGTTCTGGATGGAGAACACCTACGTCTCCCTGGACATGATCTTCATCAGGGCGGACGGCACGGTACAGCGCATCGAGAAGAGGGCCGAGCCGCTTTCGACGCGAACGATCTCCTCCGGCGCACCGGTGCTGGCGGTGCTGGAGGTCGTTGCCGGCTCGGCCGACAGGCTCGGCGTCAAGCCGGGCGACAAGGTGTCCTACCCCTTGTTCAAGACGCAATAA
- a CDS encoding SIR2 family NAD-dependent protein deacylase yields MLGRAGRVVAFTGAGLSTEAGIPDFRSPGGRWTRTAPIPFGDFLADEEARRETWRRRFAMDGELRQARPTRGHRTIASWVRAGISPGVITQNVDNLHQASGVPAAAIVEVHGNATYAACLDCRRRYEIEALRLRFEASGEAPLCAACGGFVKSATIAFGQPMPKEAMTRAVELACSSDLFVVVGSSLLVHPAAGLPRLARRNGAQLVIVNREATPCDDDADLLLRGEIGDILSHFER; encoded by the coding sequence CGATTTCCGCTCACCCGGCGGGCGGTGGACGCGCACGGCGCCGATCCCGTTCGGGGATTTCCTCGCCGACGAGGAGGCGCGCAGGGAAACCTGGCGGCGGCGCTTCGCCATGGACGGGGAACTGCGCCAGGCCCGGCCGACGCGCGGCCATCGGACGATCGCCTCATGGGTCCGGGCCGGCATCAGCCCGGGGGTGATCACCCAGAACGTCGACAACCTCCATCAGGCCTCCGGCGTTCCGGCCGCCGCCATCGTGGAAGTCCATGGCAACGCGACGTATGCGGCATGCCTCGACTGCCGGAGGCGGTATGAGATCGAGGCCCTGCGGCTCCGTTTCGAGGCGAGCGGCGAGGCGCCGCTCTGCGCGGCATGCGGCGGATTCGTGAAGTCGGCGACCATCGCCTTCGGACAACCCATGCCGAAGGAGGCGATGACGCGGGCGGTGGAACTGGCGTGTTCCTCCGATCTCTTCGTGGTCGTAGGGTCGTCCCTGCTGGTTCATCCGGCGGCGGGCCTGCCCCGCTTGGCCCGCCGGAACGGGGCGCAACTCGTCATCGTGAACCGCGAGGCGACGCCCTGCGATGACGACGCCGACCTCCTCCTGCGCGGCGAAATCGGCGACATCCTCTCCCATTTCGAGCGTTAG
- a CDS encoding ETC complex I subunit has translation MTAKIYKPARTAMQSGSAKTKNWLLEFEPEEPRSVEPLMGWTSSGDMKQQIKLRFATKDEAIAYAERNGIAYQVYEPHDAATKVLSYSDNFKVSRIGQWTH, from the coding sequence ATGACAGCGAAGATCTACAAGCCGGCTCGTACGGCCATGCAGTCGGGCTCGGCGAAGACCAAGAACTGGCTGCTCGAATTCGAGCCGGAAGAGCCGCGTTCGGTCGAGCCGCTGATGGGCTGGACGTCTTCAGGCGACATGAAGCAGCAGATCAAGTTGCGTTTCGCCACCAAGGACGAGGCGATAGCCTATGCCGAGCGCAACGGCATCGCCTATCAGGTCTACGAGCCGCATGATGCGGCGACCAAAGTCCTTTCCTATTCCGATAATTTCAAGGTCTCGCGCATCGGCCAGTGGACGCATTGA
- a CDS encoding cold-shock protein, producing MGTNDFEARFGLGREASDHPDESPAGLIEIAGAIKWFDVAKGYGFIVPDNGGQDILLHVSVLRRDGFQAAYEGARVVVEATQRAKGLQVFRILSMDESTAVHPAQMPPPRTHVQVTPSGGFEPTTVKWFNRLRGFGFVSRGDGTPDIFVHMETLRRFGIMDLKPGQILMVRFGNGPKGLMAAELKLADGPSGPQSH from the coding sequence ATGGGTACGAACGATTTTGAAGCCAGGTTCGGGCTGGGGCGGGAGGCAAGTGACCATCCCGACGAAAGCCCGGCCGGCCTGATCGAGATTGCCGGCGCCATCAAGTGGTTCGACGTCGCCAAGGGCTATGGCTTCATCGTTCCCGACAATGGCGGGCAGGACATCCTGCTCCATGTCAGCGTTCTTCGGCGGGATGGATTCCAGGCCGCCTATGAAGGGGCCCGGGTCGTGGTCGAGGCCACCCAGCGCGCCAAGGGCCTGCAGGTGTTCCGCATCCTGTCGATGGACGAGTCGACGGCGGTGCATCCTGCGCAGATGCCGCCGCCGCGCACCCATGTCCAGGTGACGCCGTCGGGCGGCTTCGAGCCGACCACGGTAAAATGGTTCAACCGCCTGCGCGGCTTTGGTTTCGTATCGCGCGGCGACGGCACGCCGGACATCTTCGTTCATATGGAGACGCTGCGCCGTTTCGGCATCATGGATCTCAAGCCCGGCCAGATCCTTATGGTCCGCTTCGGCAACGGCCCCAAGGGGCTGATGGCCGCCGAGCTCAAGCTCGCGGACGGGCCCTCCGGTCCGCAGTCCCATTGA